In Saccharothrix violaceirubra, the following are encoded in one genomic region:
- a CDS encoding serine hydrolase domain-containing protein, translating to MFTAVVAILPLVTGFTTPSTVDDVAIDAAVARYRDVVAVPGVAVAVTRGTEIVRVAGYGHTATGEPVTDRTPMPFASLSKSVTAFAVQNLAREGRLGLDDPVRRHLPEFHPADPRADGITVRHLLAQTSGLTDATTPHPDVRTPRELAAGMGSATLASEPGAKWAYFNGNYQLAAAVVETVTGQSLADYLSRTVFGPLGMADSVAANTARDVPQFAQGHVKILGRPVAAAEPQDFGGGSGGVVGSARDLAAWLIAGNNAGRTPAGRQVADPADVEAAHTPSAGSYGFGWYVGTTGSGARLVDHGGDLVTSTAYQALLPESGYGVAVLANTGTQYSDAQRIGEMLIALLEGRSTAPPTDADLVVDAVILGLAATALALGVLGVRRARRWADRGKGRLRLVFFLLPAVLLGTAPQIISFLYRGRTVSWPQFVLLFPTTAILPAAATVAAVVTAAGRMVALRRHSVPATRADG from the coding sequence ATGTTCACCGCCGTGGTCGCGATCCTGCCACTGGTAACCGGATTCACCACACCGTCCACTGTGGATGATGTCGCGATCGACGCTGCGGTGGCCCGCTACCGCGACGTCGTCGCCGTGCCCGGCGTCGCCGTGGCCGTGACGCGGGGCACGGAAATCGTCCGGGTGGCCGGCTACGGGCACACCGCGACCGGTGAGCCGGTCACCGACCGCACGCCCATGCCCTTCGCGTCGTTGAGCAAGTCCGTCACCGCGTTCGCCGTCCAGAACCTGGCCCGGGAAGGACGGCTGGGCCTCGACGACCCGGTGCGCCGCCACCTACCGGAGTTCCACCCCGCCGATCCCCGCGCGGACGGCATCACCGTCCGCCACCTGCTCGCGCAGACCTCGGGCCTGACCGACGCCACCACGCCGCACCCGGACGTGCGGACACCCCGGGAACTGGCGGCCGGCATGGGCTCGGCGACGCTCGCATCGGAGCCGGGTGCGAAATGGGCCTACTTCAACGGGAACTACCAGCTCGCCGCCGCCGTGGTGGAGACCGTGACCGGGCAGTCCCTGGCCGACTACCTGTCCCGGACCGTGTTCGGCCCGTTGGGCATGGCCGACAGCGTGGCCGCCAACACCGCGCGTGACGTGCCGCAGTTCGCCCAGGGCCACGTCAAGATCCTCGGCCGGCCCGTGGCGGCGGCCGAGCCGCAGGACTTCGGCGGCGGCTCGGGCGGCGTGGTCGGGTCGGCCCGCGACCTGGCGGCGTGGCTGATCGCCGGGAACAACGCCGGTCGGACCCCGGCCGGACGTCAGGTCGCGGATCCGGCCGACGTCGAGGCCGCGCACACCCCGTCGGCGGGCTCGTACGGCTTCGGCTGGTACGTCGGGACCACCGGGTCGGGTGCGCGGCTGGTGGACCACGGCGGCGACCTGGTCACCTCGACGGCCTACCAGGCACTCCTGCCCGAGTCCGGCTACGGCGTCGCGGTCCTGGCGAACACCGGGACCCAGTACAGCGACGCGCAGCGCATCGGAGAGATGCTCATCGCGCTGCTCGAAGGGCGCTCCACGGCCCCGCCGACCGACGCCGATCTTGTTGTCGATGCCGTGATCCTCGGCTTGGCGGCGACGGCCCTGGCCCTGGGTGTGCTCGGTGTGCGGCGGGCCCGCCGCTGGGCGGATCGGGGCAAGGGCCGTCTGCGCCTGGTCTTTTTCCTGCTACCGGCCGTTCTGCTCGGCACCGCGCCCCAGATCATCTCTTTCCTCTACCGGGGCAGGACGGTGTCGTGGCCGCAGTTCGTCCTGCTGTTCCCCACCACTGCGATCCTGCCGGCCGCCGCGACCGTCGCCGCCGTGGTCACGGCCGCCGGCCGGATGGTGGCGCTTCGACGGCATTCCGTCCCGGCGACGCGTGCCGACGGGTGA
- a CDS encoding cytochrome P450: MMAEARELGPIYRMRIFNSEFALVTGADLVAELADGTRFRKNVHAELVMLRDLAGDGLFTAFNDEPTWRKAHDVLLPSFSLGAMRGYHPTMLRVARDLLRKWDDATGPVDVAADLTRLTFDTIGLCGFDFGSFRDPEPHPFVKALAGALAYARHKSESLPGMEFLRRDRARRYREGDEVRARVHVCGDGRRLAPGVKAAFAALYEAKTGGDGGSRVAGMIASGRYAEDVRQGGRAGSCPVRAAASATSPAVTSAMST; the protein is encoded by the coding sequence ATGATGGCCGAGGCCCGCGAACTCGGGCCGATCTACCGGATGCGGATCTTCAACTCGGAGTTCGCCCTGGTCACGGGCGCCGACCTGGTCGCGGAACTGGCCGACGGGACGCGGTTCCGCAAGAACGTCCACGCCGAATTGGTCATGCTGCGCGACCTCGCCGGGGACGGCCTGTTCACGGCGTTCAACGACGAGCCGACCTGGCGTAAGGCGCACGACGTCCTGCTGCCCTCGTTCTCCCTCGGCGCCATGCGCGGCTACCACCCGACGATGCTCCGCGTGGCCCGCGACCTGCTGCGCAAGTGGGACGACGCGACCGGGCCGGTCGACGTGGCGGCCGACCTGACCCGGCTGACGTTCGACACGATCGGCCTGTGCGGGTTCGACTTCGGCTCGTTCCGCGATCCCGAGCCGCACCCCTTCGTCAAAGCCCTCGCCGGCGCCTTGGCGTACGCACGACACAAGAGCGAGTCGTTGCCCGGCATGGAGTTCCTCCGCCGCGATCGCGCCCGCCGCTACCGCGAGGGTGACGAAGTGCGGGCACGGGTGCACGTGTGCGGCGACGGAAGGCGGCTGGCACCGGGTGTAAAGGCCGCGTTCGCCGCCTTGTACGAGGCGAAGACCGGCGGCGACGGCGGGTCGCGGGTCGCGGGGATGATCGCGTCCGGCCGCTACGCCGAGGACGTCCGGCAGGGCGGGCGGGCCGGCTCGTGCCCGGTGCGCGCGGCGGCCTCGGCGACCAGCCCGGCCGTCACCTCCGCGATGTCGACGTAG
- a CDS encoding polysaccharide deacetylase family protein has product MSRLGIGMAVLGAMAVLATVVTPASAAGGPTGEIVYSTRGDGRALALTFDDGPSPTWTPPLLDLLRERKVRAVFCVLGGEAQRHPDLVRRIAAEGHALCNHSMWHEDLAAKTPDEVAADLVATSDAIRKAAGDPNLPIPYYRAPFGSWGTTATVAASLGMSAAAWSVDPRDWDGSPADVLVDRLTAQLHPTAVILSHDGGDRGPTLTAYRTLIPRWQADGWRFDLPRLTGGPYPSLCTAPTWERDRSYPGGSRVSHEGHVYQANWWARVERPTTAPWVWSDLGAC; this is encoded by the coding sequence ATGTCCAGGCTCGGAATCGGCATGGCGGTCCTCGGCGCGATGGCCGTCCTGGCGACGGTGGTCACGCCCGCTTCGGCGGCGGGCGGGCCGACCGGGGAGATCGTCTACTCGACGCGCGGCGACGGCCGGGCGCTGGCGCTCACGTTCGACGACGGCCCGTCCCCGACGTGGACGCCGCCGCTGCTGGACCTGCTGCGGGAGCGCAAGGTCCGGGCGGTGTTCTGCGTGCTCGGCGGCGAGGCCCAGCGCCACCCGGACCTGGTCCGGCGCATCGCGGCGGAAGGTCACGCCCTGTGCAACCACTCCATGTGGCACGAGGACCTGGCCGCGAAGACCCCGGACGAGGTGGCGGCCGACCTGGTCGCGACCTCGGACGCGATCAGGAAAGCGGCGGGCGACCCGAACCTGCCGATCCCCTACTACCGCGCGCCGTTCGGGAGCTGGGGCACCACGGCGACCGTCGCGGCCTCGTTGGGCATGAGCGCGGCGGCCTGGTCGGTCGACCCGCGCGACTGGGACGGCTCCCCCGCCGACGTCCTGGTCGACCGGCTCACCGCGCAACTCCACCCGACGGCCGTGATCCTGAGCCACGACGGCGGCGATCGCGGCCCGACCCTGACCGCGTACCGCACGCTGATCCCCCGCTGGCAGGCCGACGGCTGGCGCTTCGACCTGCCCCGCCTGACCGGCGGCCCCTACCCGTCGCTGTGCACCGCGCCGACCTGGGAACGCGACCGGTCCTACCCGGGCGGCAGCCGGGTGTCCCACGAGGGCCACGTCTACCAGGCGAACTGGTGGGCCAGGGTCGAACGCCCGACCACCGCGCCCTGGGTGTGGTCCGACCTCGGGGCCTGCTGA